The DNA segment AGGGCGCCGATGCCTCGCACGCCTGGGCCTCGGCCCACGTGCCCGGGCACGGCTGGGTCGACCTGGACCCCACCAACCGCAAGCTGGTCGACGACTCCTACGTGGTCGTCGCCGTCGGTCGCGACTACGGCGACGTCCCGCCACTGCGCGGGGTGATCTTCACCGAGAGCTCCGGCAGCACCTTGGACGTCTCGGTCGACGTCGTCCCGGTCAGCTGACCTTGGCCTCCACTGCGGCCACGTCGATCCGGGTCATGTCCATCATCGCGGTGAACGCCTTCTGCGAGCGCTCCGGATCGGGGTCCTGGAGCAGCTCCAGCAGGCGGACCGGGATGACCTGCCAGGACAGTCCGAAGCGGTCCTTGCACCACCCGCACGGTCCCGCCTCACCACCGTCGGTGAAGGCGTCCCAGAAGTGGTCCAGCTCGGCCTGATCGGCGACGTGGACCTGGAACGAGACCGCCTCGGTGAACTTGAACTGCGGCCCGCCGTTGAGCGCCACGAAGTCGCGCCCGTCCAGGTTGAACTCGACGACCATGACGGAACCCGCCGCGTTGCTGGGTGTCCCGCCCTTCGGGGCGCGCACCACGTTGCTGATCTTCGAGTTCGGGAACACCGAGGTGTAGAACTCGGCGGCCTCCTCGGCCCGGCCGTCGAACCACAGGCACGGGGTGATTCCGGTCATCGGCGCTCCCTCGGGTCGGGTCTCGCCGCGGAACCTTCCCCGAAGTCAGTCGAACAAAGCAGGCAGCGAAGGGTCGGCGTGGTGCGCGAACGCGGCGGACAGCACCCGGTGCGGGGTGCGGCGGTGCGACAGCGGCGGCAACTGGTCGGGGGCGTAGAAGCCGACCCCGTCGGTCTCGTGGTCGCCGCCTGCCGTGCCGCCGGTCAGCA comes from the Sporichthyaceae bacterium genome and includes:
- a CDS encoding VOC family protein translates to MTGITPCLWFDGRAEEAAEFYTSVFPNSKISNVVRAPKGGTPSNAAGSVMVVEFNLDGRDFVALNGGPQFKFTEAVSFQVHVADQAELDHFWDAFTDGGEAGPCGWCKDRFGLSWQVIPVRLLELLQDPDPERSQKAFTAMMDMTRIDVAAVEAKVS